In Spinacia oleracea cultivar Varoflay chromosome 5, BTI_SOV_V1, whole genome shotgun sequence, a single window of DNA contains:
- the LOC110789973 gene encoding histone H4 — protein MSGRGKGGKGLGKGGAKRHRKVLRDNIQGITKPAIRRLARRGGVKRISGLIYEETRGVLKIFLENVIRDAVTYTEHARRKTVTAMDVVYALKRQGRTLYGFGG, from the coding sequence atgtcGGGCCGTGGTAAGGGGGGCAAGGGGCTGGGAAAGGGCGGAGCAAAGCGTCACAGGAAGGTGTTGCGCGACAACATTCAGGGAATTACCAAGCCGGCTATTCGGCGTTTGGCCCGTAGAGGTGGTGTGAAGCGTATCAGTGGCCTCATCTACGAAGAAACTCGCGGTGTACTCAAAATCTTTCTCGAGAATGTCATCCGTGATGCTGTCACTTACACTGAGCACGCTCGTCGGAAGACTGTTACCGCCATGGATGTTGTGTATGCTCTGAAGAGGCAAGGCCGTACTCTCTATGGTTTTGGCGGTTAG
- the LOC110789977 gene encoding uncharacterized protein yields MLDSLDLRGCVENCQETGCVGSQQCFQHCIFTADGNISDGRWYLQEPLYLKWKQWDCHSDCRYYCMLAREEERRKLGEKPVKYHGRWPFRRVYGIQEPVSVSFSALNLAIQFHGWISFFILVNYKLPLTDNRKTYYEYSGLWHIYGVLAMNYWFWALVFHSR; encoded by the exons ATGCTTGACTCACTAGATCTCAG GGGTTGTGTGGAGAATTGTCAGGAGACGGGTTGTGTTGGAAGTCAACAATGCTTTCAGCATTGCATATTCACCGCTGATGGTAACATTTCTGATGGTCGGTGGTACCTCCAAGAACCTCTCTATCTGAAATGGAAACAATGGGATTGCCACAGTGATTGCCGCTACTATTGTATGCTTGCAAGGGAGGAGGAAAGAAGAAAGCTCGGCGAGAAGCCTGTCAAGTATCACGGAAGATGGCCTTTTCGTCGTGTTTATGGAATTCAG GAACCTGTTTCTGTTTCTTTTTCTGCACTCAATCTTGCTATACAATTTCATGGTTGGATATCTTTCTTCATTCTTGTCAACTACAAGCTGCCTTTGACGGATAATCGAAAGACGTACTATGAGTATTCTGGCCTTTGGCATATCTATGGTGTCCTAGCAATGAACTATTGGTTCTGGGCTCTAGTTTTCCACAGCCGGTAA